One segment of Macrotis lagotis isolate mMagLag1 chromosome 1, bilby.v1.9.chrom.fasta, whole genome shotgun sequence DNA contains the following:
- the LOC141509541 gene encoding LOW QUALITY PROTEIN: coiled-coil domain-containing protein 85C-like (The sequence of the model RefSeq protein was modified relative to this genomic sequence to represent the inferred CDS: inserted 1 base in 1 codon; deleted 1 base in 1 codon) yields MAKNPSEGPGKEELSKVPDEQLLRWSKEELARRLRRAEGEKMGLRLEHGNLMKDVHRRLQLHLLEIRGLKDVNQKLQDDNQELRELCCFLDDDRQKGKKLSREWQAXALWKEVALSQQKLRELEARQDALVRENLELTEIVLMLDEERSGTGSRSSIDSQASLSNLAGGAGGAGPRDVGDGSSTSSAGSGGSPDHPHPHPPPAGAAPAPHKAADAKAGAPPQISGRPAAPPHQRSLSNGLHDSSCNYIRQLETKVKLLEDDKLLSQQSSSGDFRTLRKGLSPYGHSESQPSSLPQYQDALQNVLEVHENLDRQIQDSYEEDLSEKEKAIVREMCNVVWRKLGDAASAKPSIRQHLSGNQFKAPL; encoded by the exons ATGGCCAAGAACCCGTCGGAGGGGCCGGGCAAGGAGGAGCTGAGCAAGGTTCCGGACGAGCAGCTGCTCCGCTGGAGCAAGGAGGAGCTGGCGCGGCGGCTGCGGCGGGCCGAGGGCGAGAAGATGGGCCTCAGGCTGGAGCACGGCAACCTGATGAAGGACGTCCACCGGCGGCTGCAGCTGCACCTCCTGGAGATCCGCGGCCTCAAGGACGTCAACCAGAAGCTGCAGGACGACAACCAGGAGCTGCGGGAGCTCTGCTGCTTCCTGGACGACGACCGGCAGAAGGGCAAGAAGCTGTCGCGCGAGTGGCAGG TCGCGCTGTGGAAGGAGGTGGCCCTGTCCCAGCAGAAGCTGCGCGAGCTGGAGGCCCGCCAGGACGCCCTGGTGCGGGAGAACCTGGAGCTCACGGAGATCGTGCTCATGCTGGACGAGGAGCGCAGCGGCACCGGCTCCCGCAGCTCCATCGACAGCCAGGCCAGCCTCTCCAACCTGGCGGGGGGCGCGGGCGGAGCGGGGCCCCGCGATGTGGGCGACGGCAGCAGCACCTCCAGCGCCGGCAGCGGCGGCAGCCCcgaccacccccacccccacccgccGCCCGCCGGCGCCGCGCCTGCCCCGCACAAGGCGGCCGATGCCAAGGCCGGGGCCCCCCCGCAGATCTCTGGACGCCCTGCGGCACCCCCGCACCAGCGGAGCCTCTCCAACGGCCTCCACGACTCCTCTTGCAATTACATCAGACAGTTGGAAACAAAGGTGAAACTGCTGGAGGATGACAAGCTTCTCTCTCAGCAGTCCAGTTCTGGGGACTTCAGAACTCTTCGGAAGGGGCTGTCCCCATATGGA CACTCAGAATCACAGCCGTCATCATTGCCACAGTACCAGGATGCCCTGCAGAACGTCTTGGAAGTTCATGAGAACCTGGACAGGCAGATACAGGACAGTTATGAAGAAGACCTGAGCGAAAAGGAGAAAGCAATCGTCCGTGAGATGTGCAATGTTGTATGGAGAAAACTTGGAGATGCAGCAAGTGCTAAACCTTCCATCCGACAGCACCTTTCAGGAAACCAGTTCAAGGCACCCTTGTAG